Proteins co-encoded in one Hyla sarda isolate aHylSar1 chromosome 4, aHylSar1.hap1, whole genome shotgun sequence genomic window:
- the LOC130267538 gene encoding histone H2B 1.1-like → MTDPAKSAPAPKKGSKKAVTKTQKKDGKKRRKTRKESYAIYVYKVLKQVHPDTGISSKAMGIMNSFVNDIFERIAGEASRLAHYNKRSTITSREIQTAVRLLLPGELAKHAVSEGTKAVTKYTSAK, encoded by the coding sequence ATGACTGATCCCGCCAAGTCTGCACCAGCCCCCAAGAAGGGCTCtaagaaagccgtgaccaagacTCAGAAGAAGGACGGCAAGAAGcggaggaagaccaggaaggaaagctatgccatctacgtgtacaaggtgctcaagcaggtccaccctgacaccggcatctcctccaaggccatgggcatcatgaactcctttgtcaacgatatcttcgagcgcatcgcaggggaagcctcccgcctggctcactacaacaagcgctccaccatcacctcccgggagatccagaccgccgtgcgcctgctgctgcctggagagctggccaagcacgccgtgtccgagggcaccaaggccgtcaccaagtacaccagcgccaagtaa